Proteins encoded within one genomic window of Saccharopolyspora pogona:
- a CDS encoding DUF3043 domain-containing protein: MRFLRRSSAEQTATTESDAETGQAAAEHAANHTPKKGKPTPKRRDAESKRRGPVPPPPKTQREAIKRSRGNKDERRQAARERRERMMQGDDRYLMPRDKGPVRAYVRDLVDTRRHLMGLFMPLVLIVFVTTLAQNLVVQQYATLACMALLAMMVVEGTLLGRYVNKRVRAKYPDHKDRAFSLGWYAFTRAMQIRKLRVPRPRYTPKDIAKIG, translated from the coding sequence GTGAGGTTCCTTCGCCGTAGCAGCGCTGAGCAGACCGCCACCACCGAGTCCGACGCGGAGACCGGTCAGGCTGCGGCGGAACATGCCGCCAACCACACCCCCAAGAAGGGGAAGCCGACGCCGAAGCGCCGGGACGCGGAGAGCAAGCGGCGCGGCCCGGTCCCGCCGCCGCCGAAGACCCAGCGCGAGGCGATCAAACGGTCCCGCGGCAACAAGGATGAGCGCCGGCAGGCCGCGCGGGAGCGCCGCGAGCGGATGATGCAGGGCGACGACCGCTACCTGATGCCCCGCGACAAGGGTCCGGTGCGCGCCTACGTGCGCGACCTGGTCGACACCCGGCGGCACCTGATGGGCCTGTTCATGCCGCTGGTGCTGATCGTGTTCGTCACCACGCTGGCGCAGAACCTGGTGGTCCAGCAGTACGCGACGCTGGCGTGCATGGCGCTGCTCGCGATGATGGTCGTCGAGGGCACCCTGCTGGGCCGGTACGTGAACAAGCGCGTGCGTGCGAAGTACCCGGACCACAAGGACCGCGCGTTCTCCCTGGGCTGGTACGCCTTCACGCGGGCCATGCAGATCCGCAAGCTCCGGGTCCCCCGCCCCCGCTACACCCCCAAGGACATCGCCAAGATCGGCTGA
- a CDS encoding HesB/IscA family protein, with product MTASNTTTDAEAPAHGVTLTDAAAQKAKALLDQEGRDDMHLRIAVQPGGCAGLRYQLFFDERTLDGDARRDFEGLGVVVDRMSAPYLQGAMIDFVDSIEKQGFTIDNPNAGGSCACGDSFH from the coding sequence ATGACCGCCTCGAACACCACGACCGACGCCGAGGCGCCTGCCCACGGTGTCACGTTGACCGACGCGGCGGCCCAGAAGGCCAAGGCCCTGCTCGACCAGGAGGGCCGCGACGATATGCACCTGCGTATCGCCGTCCAGCCGGGTGGGTGTGCGGGCCTGCGCTACCAGCTCTTCTTCGACGAGCGCACCCTCGACGGCGACGCTCGACGGGACTTCGAGGGCCTGGGCGTGGTCGTCGACCGGATGAGCGCTCCCTACCTGCAGGGCGCGATGATCGACTTCGTCGACTCCATCGAGAAGCAGGGCTTCACCATCGACAACCCGAACGCGGGCGGGTCGTGCGCCTGCGGCGACTCGTTCCACTGA
- the cobT gene encoding nicotinate-nucleotide--dimethylbenzimidazole phosphoribosyltransferase, with product MSTDQNQSGPIGFPAVPAPDEQARRQAVARHEQLTKPAGSLGRLEEIAVWVASRQGSCPPRPFTRPRVVVFAGDHGIAAHGVSAYPSDVTGQMVSNFLNGGAAVNVLATNAGATVRVVDMAVNTDTPPVVSAHKVRRGSGAIDREDALTTDEVDAAVNAGRTIADEEVDSGADLLIAGDMGIGNTTPAAVLIAALTGTEPVAVVGRGTGIDDNAWMRKTAAIRDALRRARKVLNDPVALLRTSAGADIAALTGFLAQAAVRRTPVLLDGVVVGAAALVAEELAPGARQWWLAGHRSAEPGGPLVLDHLDLTPVLDLGMRLGEGSGALTALPVVTAAVRVLGEMATFAEAGVGGPTGAEATGPTA from the coding sequence TTGTCCACCGACCAGAACCAGTCCGGCCCGATCGGGTTCCCGGCGGTACCGGCGCCCGACGAGCAGGCCCGGCGGCAGGCGGTCGCCCGGCACGAGCAGTTGACCAAGCCCGCAGGATCGCTGGGGCGGCTGGAAGAAATCGCCGTCTGGGTCGCATCCCGGCAGGGCAGCTGCCCGCCGCGCCCCTTCACCCGTCCCCGCGTGGTCGTCTTCGCCGGGGACCACGGCATCGCGGCGCACGGCGTCTCGGCCTACCCCAGCGACGTGACCGGCCAGATGGTCAGCAATTTCCTCAACGGCGGCGCGGCGGTGAACGTGCTGGCCACCAACGCCGGCGCGACGGTGCGAGTGGTGGACATGGCGGTCAACACCGACACCCCGCCGGTGGTCAGCGCGCACAAGGTGCGGCGCGGGTCGGGTGCGATCGACCGGGAGGACGCCCTCACCACCGACGAGGTGGACGCCGCTGTCAACGCCGGGCGCACCATCGCCGACGAGGAAGTGGACTCCGGTGCCGACCTGCTCATCGCCGGCGACATGGGCATCGGCAACACCACCCCGGCGGCGGTGCTGATCGCCGCACTGACCGGGACCGAACCGGTGGCGGTGGTCGGCCGCGGCACCGGCATCGACGACAACGCCTGGATGCGCAAGACCGCCGCGATCCGGGATGCGCTGCGCCGCGCCCGCAAGGTGCTGAACGACCCGGTGGCGCTGCTGCGGACCTCGGCGGGGGCCGACATCGCCGCGCTGACCGGGTTCCTCGCGCAGGCCGCGGTTCGGCGCACCCCGGTGCTGCTGGACGGGGTCGTGGTGGGTGCGGCTGCGCTCGTCGCCGAGGAGCTCGCGCCCGGCGCCCGGCAGTGGTGGCTGGCCGGTCACCGCTCCGCCGAACCGGGCGGGCCACTGGTGCTCGACCACCTCGACCTCACCCCGGTCCTCGACTTGGGGATGCGGCTCGGCGAGGGCTCCGGTGCGCTCACGGCGCTGCCGGTGGTCACCGCCGCGGTGCGGGTGCTCGGTGAGATGGCGACCTTCGCCGAAGCCGGTGTCGGCGGCCCGACCGGAGCCGAGGCGACCGGCCCGACGGCGTGA
- a CDS encoding RNA-binding S4 domain-containing protein produces the protein MREVEIRDDMIRLGQLLKLAGLVEHGAEAKALLEDGQVEVNGAVETRRGKQLVEGDEVVLGNEVVRVVIR, from the coding sequence ATGCGCGAAGTGGAGATCCGGGACGACATGATCCGGCTCGGGCAGCTGTTGAAGCTGGCGGGCCTCGTCGAGCACGGAGCGGAGGCGAAGGCCCTGCTGGAGGACGGCCAGGTAGAGGTCAACGGCGCGGTCGAAACCCGCCGCGGCAAGCAACTGGTCGAAGGCGACGAGGTGGTCCTCGGAAACGAGGTCGTCCGAGTGGTCATCCGCTGA
- the cobS gene encoding adenosylcobinamide-GDP ribazoletransferase: MTVLDGLRLAVSWLSVLPVPARRVDDRACRQAISFAPLVGALVGAFGTAALWALTALGSPPLLAGLLTVAVLVLVTRGMHVDGLADTVDGLGCYGPPERALSVMRDGGAGPFAVVALILVLGIQAASLAELANVPLTVVLACAVGRAGFVLCCRAGVPAARPEGMGALVAGSQPTWLVAAWWLALLAVAAVGFGWHAAIAVVLAAALLLALTWHTRRRFGGITGDVLGAASELATTTVLATTAVLATTAIA, translated from the coding sequence GTGACGGTGCTGGACGGTCTGCGCCTGGCGGTGTCGTGGCTGAGCGTGCTGCCGGTGCCCGCCCGGCGCGTCGACGACCGCGCCTGCCGCCAGGCGATCTCGTTCGCGCCCCTGGTTGGCGCGCTGGTCGGTGCCTTCGGCACCGCCGCACTCTGGGCACTGACCGCGCTCGGATCTCCCCCGCTGTTGGCCGGGCTGCTCACCGTCGCCGTGTTGGTGCTGGTCACACGGGGTATGCACGTCGACGGCCTGGCGGACACGGTGGACGGTCTCGGTTGCTACGGACCACCGGAGCGCGCGCTGAGCGTGATGCGCGACGGCGGCGCGGGGCCGTTCGCGGTGGTCGCTTTGATCCTCGTGCTCGGCATCCAGGCGGCAAGCCTCGCCGAACTGGCGAACGTGCCGCTGACGGTCGTCCTCGCATGTGCGGTGGGCCGCGCGGGATTCGTGCTGTGCTGCCGGGCCGGAGTGCCGGCGGCACGCCCGGAAGGCATGGGTGCACTGGTAGCGGGCAGCCAGCCGACCTGGCTCGTCGCCGCCTGGTGGCTCGCCCTGCTCGCGGTGGCCGCCGTCGGCTTCGGCTGGCACGCGGCGATCGCCGTGGTCCTCGCCGCAGCCCTGCTACTCGCCCTCACCTGGCACACCCGACGCCGCTTCGGCGGAATCACCGGAGACGTCCTAGGCGCCGCCTCCGAACTCGCGACCACAACAG
- the cobU gene encoding bifunctional adenosylcobinamide kinase/adenosylcobinamide-phosphate guanylyltransferase: MAVRTLVLGGARSGKSAHAEGLVSESSPVTYTATARRDPDDAEWAERIALHVSRRPGTWRTVEAGDADSLLRVLADAGSGATVLVDDLATWLTGVLDDTGAWDRDPGALDVVAGHCARLVEAVAGCRARLVVVSAEVGLGVVPATRSGRLFRDELGSLNARLADVSDEVVLLVAGLPLRIR; this comes from the coding sequence GTGGCTGTGCGCACGTTGGTGCTCGGTGGGGCTCGTTCCGGCAAGTCCGCGCACGCCGAGGGTTTGGTCTCGGAATCCTCCCCGGTCACCTACACCGCGACCGCGCGGCGCGATCCCGACGACGCCGAGTGGGCCGAGCGGATCGCCCTGCACGTCTCCCGGCGCCCCGGCACCTGGCGGACCGTGGAGGCCGGCGACGCCGATTCGCTGCTCCGCGTGCTGGCCGATGCCGGCTCCGGGGCGACCGTGCTGGTGGATGACCTGGCCACCTGGCTGACCGGCGTGCTCGACGACACCGGTGCGTGGGATCGCGACCCCGGCGCGCTCGACGTGGTTGCCGGGCACTGCGCCCGGTTGGTCGAGGCCGTCGCCGGGTGCCGGGCCCGGTTGGTGGTCGTTTCCGCCGAAGTCGGCCTCGGGGTCGTCCCGGCGACCAGGTCTGGAAGGCTGTTCAGGGACGAGCTCGGCTCGCTCAACGCCCGGCTGGCTGACGTGTCCGACGAGGTAGTCCTGCTCGTGGCCGGACTTCCGCTCCGCATCCGCTGA